AGCCGAAACGGCGCAGAAGCAGCGCCTGCATTTCGTTTTCGACGCCCTCGGCAATCGCCGCCATGCCGAGGTTGCGCGCGATGTTGAGAATCGTCTGCACGATGACGCGGTCGTTCTGGTCGGTCTCGATGTCCTGCACGAACGAGCAGTCGATCTTGAGCGCGTCGATCGGCAGGCGCTTCAAATGCGACAGCGACGAGTAGCCGGTGCCGAAATCGTCGAGGAAAATCTTGACGCCGTGCGCCTTGAGCGCGACCAGCGCGCGCTCGACCTCGCGGGCGTTGTCGAGCATGACGTGCTCGGTGATCTCGATGGTCAGGCGGGCCGGATCGGCCCCGCTCGTCTCGATCGCCGAGGTGACGAGATCGACCAGTTCCGGCCCGATGCGTCGGCCGCCGATGTTGACCGCCATCTGCAGGTGCTTCAGCGCCGGATTACGGCCCCAGCGGTTGAGCGTATCGCACGCCGTGGCCAGCACGTAGGCGTCGATCCGCTCCATGAAGCCGGCGCGATCGGCGAGCGGGATGAAGATCGCCGGCGGAATCGCGCCGCGCATCGGGTGGTCCCAGCGCAGCAGCGCCTCGACGCCGAAGGGCACGCCGGCGTCGTCCACCTCGGGCTGGTAGTGCAGCTTGAGCCGCCCCTCCTCCAGCGCCTGGCGCAGTTCGTTGGTGAGCGTCTCGCGCTCCTCCAGCACCGCCTGCATCTCGCTGACGAAGAACGACGCCGAGCCGCGGCCCATCGCCTTCGCCTCGTACATCGCCATGTCGGCGCGCTTCAGCAATTCGTCGACGCCGGTTTCGCTGCCGCGGAAGAGCGTGACGCCGATGCTCGCGCTGGTGTGGAACGGAAAGCCGTCGAGAATGAACGGCTCGGCAAGCGTGGTGTGCAGCTTCTCGACCGTGCGGCTCACCTGCTGTTCGGCGACCTCGCGCCCGACGGCGAGGCCGTGGATGAGGATGACGAATTCGTCGCCGCCGAGCCGCGCCACCAGATCGCCGCCGGCGACGACCGGCAGCAGGCGGCGGGCGACGTCGACCAGCAGGCGGTCGCCGAAATGATGCCCCTTGGTGTCGTTCAGCACCTTGAACTGGTCGAGGTCGATGAACAGCAGCGCGCTCCAGCGGCCGCTGTGCCCGGGCGCGTCGATCGCCGCCTGCAACTGCTCGACCAGCGCGCCGCGATTGGGCAGGCCGGTGAGCGTGTCGCGGTAGGCGAGATTGTAGACGTGCTCCGCCGCCTTCTTTTTCTCGGTGATATCGGTCAGGCAGCCGTGCCACAGCACCGAGCCGTCGGGCTGCGGCTCGGGCACCGACTGGCCGTGCACCCATTTCACGACGCCGCCGGGCAGCAGCAGCCGGTATTCCAGATTGCGCGGCGTCAGCGCGGTGCCGGAT
The sequence above is drawn from the Bauldia sp. genome and encodes:
- a CDS encoding EAL domain-containing protein, with protein sequence MDFSHLNLVVLLGTTAGLAASALTLGVLYLRSHNALLDARETERNFRELYENISDGVCRCTLDGVVLQANPAVYRMHGFADDEELLEHAHDMARNWYVDPGRRAEVNRMLAERGRVDGLISQVKRYKTGEPLWVEENIRVVRDRRSGAARYIEGTVRDVTDAVRRMELQLRTEKIASLVSGCLYQQRTLADGRTEMPYMSVGIKDIMGITAEAAQKDPALIFSRVHPEDRPRLVASFAESGTALTPRNLEYRLLLPGGVVKWVHGQSVPEPQPDGSVLWHGCLTDITEKKKAAEHVYNLAYRDTLTGLPNRGALVEQLQAAIDAPGHSGRWSALLFIDLDQFKVLNDTKGHHFGDRLLVDVARRLLPVVAGGDLVARLGGDEFVILIHGLAVGREVAEQQVSRTVEKLHTTLAEPFILDGFPFHTSASIGVTLFRGSETGVDELLKRADMAMYEAKAMGRGSASFFVSEMQAVLEERETLTNELRQALEEGRLKLHYQPEVDDAGVPFGVEALLRWDHPMRGAIPPAIFIPLADRAGFMERIDAYVLATACDTLNRWGRNPALKHLQMAVNIGGRRIGPELVDLVTSAIETSGADPARLTIEITEHVMLDNAREVERALVALKAHGVKIFLDDFGTGYSSLSHLKRLPIDALKIDCSFVQDIETDQNDRVIVQTILNIARNLGMAAIAEGVENEMQALLLRRFGCRAFQGFLYGRPMSMEDVERRVIVGERQRMAVMEPSRLVV